GTGACCTCGCGCGACGGGATCCCGAGCCGGTGCTGCAGCGCCAGCCGCTGGCGCTGCGCGGCCAGCTCCTCCTCGCCGCGTGCGACGAACAGGTACCCGCACGCCGTAAGCTTGGGGTCAACCGCGGGCGTCAGCCGGTCCCCGATGTCGCTGTAGAAGGCGTAGGCCTCGAGGGCCATCCGGCAGGCGACCTCGGTACCCCACTGCTGCCGGACCCCACCCGGCTGCACGGCCGTCGCGCCGGACCCGATGCCCGTGCCGTCGAACGCGGCGACGCGGAGCCCGCGTTCGGTCAGGTGCCAGGCCGCGGAGAGGCCCGTGATGCCGGCTCCGACGATCGCGACGTCGACGATCTCCGGGACCGACTCATTCAAAGAACTGGACATTCTGGCCAGCATATTGAAAGAATGGCTCCAGGCCCACCCCCGGGTCGTACGAACATCGAGGCGCCTCGGCGCTCGGAGGAGCAGCACGCACATGCAGAGGAAGAGGCTTGGCAAGAGCGTCGGAGCGATCGCCCTCATCGGCGCGCTCGGCGCGGCCGGCTGCGGCGGGAGCGCGTCGACGAGCCCGTCCGGCTCGACCGGCGGCAGCACCACGAAGGCCGCGAGCGGCGCGCCGACCGGCACGCTGGTCGTCGACAACTCGTTCGTCGACAAGGGCATCGACCCCGGCCACGAGTTCACCCCGACCAACAACATGCTGGTCAAGGCGATGTACGACACGCTCGTGACCTTCGAGCCCGGCAAGACCGAACCGGTCCCGGACCTCGCCGCGTCCTGGAAGGGCACCAAGGACGCCAAGTCCTTCACGTTCACGCTGGCCGACCCGACGTTCTCCGACGGCACGCCGGTCACCAGCGCCGACGTCAAGTTCTCGCTCGACCGCCTCGTCAACCTGCAGAGCAGCGGCGCGTTCCTGCTCGACGGCGTCACCGTCACGGCGCCCGACGCCAGGACCGTGGTCGTCACGTCCAAGAAGGCCAACCCGGCGCTGCTGCGCATCCTCGCGACGCCGCCGACGTCGATCCTGAACTCGAAGGTCCTGAAGGCCCACGGCGGCACCGACGCCAAGGACGCCAACAAGGCCGACAAGGCCGAGGCCTACCTGCAGACGGCGTCGGCCGGCTCGGGCCCGTACGTCCTGGGCACCGCCCAGCAGAACCAGCAGTACACGCTCAACGCCAACCCCAGGTACTGGGGTGACGCCAAGGGCTTCCCGAAGGTCGTGGTCCGCAACATGGCCGCGCCGACGCAGCTGCTCAACGTCCAGCGCGGCTCGAACGAGATCGCGCTCGACCTGTCCGGCCAGCAGGCCGGGACGCTGAAGTCCAACGGGTCGCTGCAGGTGACGACGGACGCCTCCGTCAACATCTTCGACGTGGAGGCCAACTGGGACAGCTCGGTCTCGCCGACCGGCGATCCGGCGGTGCGCAAGGCGATCCGCCTCGCGCTCGACTACGCCGGCTACGCGCGCCTGTCGGGCGCCGGCGCCGCGCAGGCCCCGGGCGTGATCCCGTCGCAGTTCCTCGGCGCGCTGTCCCAGGACGACGCGGTCAAGCAGGACCTCGACGCCGCGAAGGCCGCGCTGGGCGGCAGGACGGGCATCAAGCTGAAGATCGGCTACCCGTCGGACGCGACGCCCAACGGCGTGTCGTTCGCCTCGGTCGCGCAGAAGGTCAAGTCCGACCTCGGCAAGATCGGCATCGACGTCACGCTCGACGGCAGCCCCGCGGTCACGTTCCTGAAGAACTACGCCGCCGGCAAGAACCAGCTGAGCGTGTCGTACTGGGGCCCGGACTACCCGGACCCCAACGACTACCTCGTCTACGCGCCGGGCGCGCCGGGCACGAGCCGCGCGGCCGACAACAAGTGGACCAAGGACGCGGCGCCGGAGATCGCGGCGCTGGGCGCCAAGGCCGGGAGCACCCTGGACGACACCGAGCGCGGCTCGCTGTTCCAGGACTTCCAGCGCAAGCTCAACGAGGACAGCCCGTTCTTCCCGCTGTTCCAGCCCGCGCAGGCGATCGTCGGCTCCAAGAGCCTGTCGAACGTCGTGCTCGATCCGACGTACACCCTCAACATCCCGGCCGTTGGCAGCAACTGAGACAACGGCCTTGCCGGCACCGGCGCGGGCGCGGCGTAAGCCGCGCTCGCACCGGCCGCTGGTGCGGTTCCTGGCGCGCCGTCTCGGCGCGCTCGTGCTGCTGCTGATCGGGATCACCATCGTCTCGTTCGTGCTCACCCAGGCGGTGCCGGGCGATCCGGCGCTGGCCAACCTGGGCCAGAACCCCACGCCCGAGGCGATCCACGCCTTCCACGAGAAGTACGGGCTCGACGACCCGCTCCCGCAGCAGTACCTGACCTACATGGGGCACTTGCTCCAGGGCGACCTGGGCACGTCCCAGCAGACCCACCAGCCGGTCAGCCACGACCTGTCGGTCGCGATCCCGGCGACCGCCGAGCTGGCCCTGTTCTCCATCATCTTGAGCGCGATCCTGGGCGTCGGCCTCGGCATCCTCGCCGCGCTGCGGCGCGACACCGCCACCGACGCGAGCATCCGCGTCGTCACGCTCGCGGGCCTGTCGCTGCCGATGTTCTGGTTCGGCCTGCTCGCCCTGTACCTGTTCTTCTTCAAGTGGGGGTTGTTGCCCGGTGGTGGCCGCATGAGCCCCACGATCACCTCGCCGCCCGACGTCACCGGCTTCGACACGATCGACTCGCTGCTGGCCGGCGACCTCAACGCGTTCTGGGACGCGTTCCAGCACCTGATCCTGCCGGGCCTGGTGCTGACGGCCTACAACGTGTCCTTGATCGCGCGCTACACGCGCTCGGCGATCCTCGAGGTGCTGCACGCCGACTACGTCCGCGCGGCGCGCGCCAAGGGCCTGCCCGAGCGCGTCGTGATCAACCGCTACATCCTGCGCGGCGCCCTGCCGTCGATCGTCACCGTGCTCGGCCTCGTGTTCGCGAGCGTGCTCGCGGGCGCGGTGCTCGTCGAGTCGATCTTCAGCTGGCCGGGGATCGGCGAGTACGCCTACAAGTCGGCCGTCTCGCTGGACCTCCCGGCGATCATGGGCGTCTCGATCTTCATCGCCTTGGTCTACGTCATCATCAACCTGATCGTCGACCTGCTGTACGCGGCGATCGACCCGCGGGTGCGGCTGTCATGAGCGTCCAGGGAGCCGTCCTGCCGCCGTCGCGGCTGTCGCGCCTGCGCCGCCGGGGCCGCGCGGCCACGCGCGGCCACGGGTCGCCGTGGAAGCGCCCGACGATGATCCTCGGCCTCGGGATCGCGGGGCTGTGGCTGCTGATCGCGATCTTCGCGCCGCTGCTGGTGCCCCACGACCCGCTCGCCCAGGACTTCGCGATCACCCAGGCGCCGTCCTCGGCGCACTGGTTCGGGACCGACGAGCTCGGCCGCGACGTGCTCTCGCGCGTCCTGGCCGCCGCGCGCCACTCGCTGCCGCTGGCCATCCTGCTGGTCGCGCTGTCGGGGTCGATCGGCACCGCGCTCGGCGTGATGGCCGGCTACCTCGGCGGCTGGGTCGACGGCGTCGTCATGCGCCTCGCCGACCTCGTCAGCGCGTTCCCGGCGATCGTCCTGGCGATGGTCGTCACCGCCTCGCTCGGCCCGTCGACGCGCAACGCGGTGCTCGCGCTGGTCGTCGTGTCGTGGCCGATCTACGCGCGCGTCGTGCGCTCGCTGGTGCTGTCGATCGGGCAGGCCGAGTACGTCCAGGCCTACCGCCTGCACGGCGCGAGCGCCCGCCGCGCGATGGTCAAGGAGGTCCTGCCCAACGTGGTCGGGCCGATCGTCGTGCTCGTCACGATCTACCTCGCCGACGGCCTGCTGTTGTTGTCGTCCCTGTCGTTCCTCGGGCTCGGCACGCAGCCGCCGACGCCGGAGTGGGGCGCGATGGTCTCGACCGGGACCCAGTACTTCCAGAACTGGTGGATGGCGACGTTCCCGGGCCTGGCGATCTTCACCGCCGTGCTGGCCTTCAACTTCATCGGCGACGGGCTGCGCGACGTGTTCGACCCGCAGTCGAGCTTCCGGGAGGAGGACGCCTGATGGCGCCGCTGCTGACCGTCGAGGGGCTGTCGATCCGGCTGCCCACGCCGTCGGGCCCGAAGACCGTCGTGCACCAGGTCGACCTCGAGGTCGAGGCCGGCCAGATCTACGGCATCGCCGGCGAGTCCGGCTCGGGCAAGACGCTGACGATGTTGTCGTTGTTGGGCCTGCTGCCGCGCGGCGGCGTCGCGGCCGGCTCGGCGCGCTTCGACGGGCGCGAGATCCTCGGCCCGGGCGCCGACGCGCGCGCCCGGACCGCGCTGCGCGGGCGCGACCTGTCGATGGTCTTCCAGGACCCGATGACGTCGCTGCACCCGATGCTCACGGTCGGCAAGCAGCTGACCGAGCACGCGCGCCGGCACCTGAAGCTGTCCAAGAAGGACGCGGCGGCGCGCGCGGCGCAGATGCTCGACGACGTCCGGATCCCGGACGGCGAGGCCGCGCTGCACGCCTACCCGCACGAGTTCTCCGGCGGCATGCGCCAGCGCATCGCGATCGCGATCGCGCTGATGTGCGAGCCGCGCGTCCTGATCGCCGACGAGCCGACGACCGCGCTGGACGTCACCGTCCAGGCCGGGATCCTGCGCCTGCTCGACCGCCTGCGGCGCGAGAAGGGCATGTCGGTGGTGTTGATCACCCACGACCTCGGCGTGATGTCGTCGATCGCCGAGCGCATGTCGGTGCTCTACGCCGGCCGCGTCGTCGAGCAGGGCGACGCCGCCGATGTCCTGAAGCGCCCCGAGCACCCCTACACGCGCGCGTTGCTGGCGTCGCTGCCGACGCCGGGCGTGAGCGCGCAGTCCGAGCTGCAGGCGATCCCCGGGACGCCAGCCAGCCCGCTCGACCCGCCGCCCGGCTGCGCGTTCCACCCGCGCTGCCCGCTGGCGGTGCCGGACTGCAGGACGATCGTCCCGCCCCTGATCGCGCGCGGCGACCACGCCGCCGCCTGCATCGTCACGATGACCGCCGAGGAGAGCGCCGCATGAGCACCGCCGTCGCCACCGAGACGCCGGCCCTGGCGATCGAGGACCTGGAGGTCGTCTACCACCGCCGCGGGCGCGAGGACGTGCGCGCGGTCGCGGGCGTCACGCTGTCGGTGCAGCGCGGGCAGATCCTCGGGCTGGTGGGGGAGAGCGGCTGCGGCAAGTCCACGCTTGCCCGCGCAGTTGTAGGTCTTGAAAGGCCGGCCGCCGGCCGGATCCTCTTCGAGGGCCGCGAGCTGTCGCCGCTGACACGCCGCGCGCGGCCGCTGCAGGACACGCGGCTGCAGATGGTCTTCCAGAACCCGTTCTCCTCGCTGAACCCGCGCCGCAAGATCGGCGTGCAGCTGCGCGAGGCGCTGGCGATGTCCGCGGGCGCCGACGGGTCGAAGGTGACCGACGAGCGCGTGCACGCGCTGCTGGAGCAGGTCGGCATGCCCGCGTCGGCCGCCGAGCGCTACGCGCACCAGTTCTCCGGCGGCCAGCGCCAGCGGATCGCGATCGCCCGCGCCCTCGCCGCCGACCCGACGGTGATCGTCCTCGACGAGCCGCTGTCGTCGCTGGACGCGTCGGCCCAGGCGCAGATCGCGAACCTGCTCGTGCGGCTCAGCCGCGAGCTGGAGCTGGCGCTGGTGCTGATCTCGCACGACCTGGCGATCGTCCAGCACATCGTCGACGAGGTCGCGGTCATGTACCTGGGCAAGTTGGTGGAGACGGTCCCGAGCGGCGAGCTCTGGGAGCTGCCCGCCCATCCGTACACGGAGGCCTTGATCGGCTCGATCCCGCGCGCCGACGGCGAGCGGACGCTGCCGGTCGCGCTGGAGGGCGAGGTGCCGGACCCGAGCGCGCCGCCGTCCGGCTGCCGCTTCCACCCGCGCTGCCCGTACGCGATGGACCGCTGCCGCGTCGAGGAGCCGCCGGCGTTCGCCATCGGCCGTGGGCGCGAGGCGGCGTGCTGGCTGCAGGAGGGCGCGACCGAGCCGCGCCGCCCTGCGATGATGGGGGAGTGACCGAGGAGCGCCTGGCCGACCTCGCGCGCCTGCGCCGCGCACGCGACCGGATGGATCGCGAGCACGCGCGGCCGCTGGACGTCGAGGCGCTCGCGCGCGACGCGGCGATGTCGCCGGGGCACTTCTCGCGGCAGTTCAAGGCCGCCTACGGCGAGTCGCCCTACGGCTACCTGATGACGCGCCGGATCGAGCGCGCGATGGCGCTGCTGCGGCGCGGGGACCTGAGCGTCACCGAGGTCTGCTTCGAGGTCGGCTGCTCGTCGCTGGGCTCGTTCAGCTCGTCGTTCACCAAGTTGGTGGGGATGGCGCCGAGCGCCTACCGCGAGCAGGCCGAGCACGGGATCGAGGGGCTGCCAACGTGCGTGGCCAAGCAGGTGACGCGGCCGATCAGGAATGGAGAAGCGCGGGCCGCGGCCCGTCCTTAACCTCCCGGCCATGGACATCACGGTCTTCTCGGCGTTCCTGCCGCACACCGACCCCGACGCGTCGATCGCGTTCTACCAGGACCTGCTCGGGTTCGAGATCCGCAAGGACGTCGGTTACAACGGCTTGCGCTGGCTGACCGTCGGGCCGGCCGAGGACGCGGCCGCGACGTCGATCGTCCTGTACCCGCCGGGCGCCGACCCGGGGGTCACCGACGAGGAGCGCGCGACGATCGCCGAGATGATGGCCAAGGGCACGTTCGCGATGGCGGCGTTCGGGACGAACGATCTCGACGCGACGTTCGAGGCGCTGGCCGCGGGCGGCGCCGACATCGTCCAGGAGCCGACCGACCAGCCCTACGGGATCCGCGACGCGGCGGTCCGCGACCCGGCCGGGAACCTGCTGCGCATCAACCAGCTGTGAGCCCCGCCCGCGCCGCCGCTGCTGCGCCCGCCGACGCGCACGACGTCATCCGCGTCAACGGCGCGCGGGTCAACAACCTCAGGAACATCGACGTCGAGATCCCCAAGCGCCGGCTGACCGCGTTCACCGGCGTGTCGGGGTCCGGCAAGT
The sequence above is a segment of the Conexibacter woesei Iso977N genome. Coding sequences within it:
- a CDS encoding ABC transporter substrate-binding protein, translated to MQRKRLGKSVGAIALIGALGAAGCGGSASTSPSGSTGGSTTKAASGAPTGTLVVDNSFVDKGIDPGHEFTPTNNMLVKAMYDTLVTFEPGKTEPVPDLAASWKGTKDAKSFTFTLADPTFSDGTPVTSADVKFSLDRLVNLQSSGAFLLDGVTVTAPDARTVVVTSKKANPALLRILATPPTSILNSKVLKAHGGTDAKDANKADKAEAYLQTASAGSGPYVLGTAQQNQQYTLNANPRYWGDAKGFPKVVVRNMAAPTQLLNVQRGSNEIALDLSGQQAGTLKSNGSLQVTTDASVNIFDVEANWDSSVSPTGDPAVRKAIRLALDYAGYARLSGAGAAQAPGVIPSQFLGALSQDDAVKQDLDAAKAALGGRTGIKLKIGYPSDATPNGVSFASVAQKVKSDLGKIGIDVTLDGSPAVTFLKNYAAGKNQLSVSYWGPDYPDPNDYLVYAPGAPGTSRAADNKWTKDAAPEIAALGAKAGSTLDDTERGSLFQDFQRKLNEDSPFFPLFQPAQAIVGSKSLSNVVLDPTYTLNIPAVGSN
- a CDS encoding ABC transporter permease, which encodes MRFLARRLGALVLLLIGITIVSFVLTQAVPGDPALANLGQNPTPEAIHAFHEKYGLDDPLPQQYLTYMGHLLQGDLGTSQQTHQPVSHDLSVAIPATAELALFSIILSAILGVGLGILAALRRDTATDASIRVVTLAGLSLPMFWFGLLALYLFFFKWGLLPGGGRMSPTITSPPDVTGFDTIDSLLAGDLNAFWDAFQHLILPGLVLTAYNVSLIARYTRSAILEVLHADYVRAARAKGLPERVVINRYILRGALPSIVTVLGLVFASVLAGAVLVESIFSWPGIGEYAYKSAVSLDLPAIMGVSIFIALVYVIINLIVDLLYAAIDPRVRLS
- a CDS encoding helix-turn-helix transcriptional regulator, which gives rise to MDREHARPLDVEALARDAAMSPGHFSRQFKAAYGESPYGYLMTRRIERAMALLRRGDLSVTEVCFEVGCSSLGSFSSSFTKLVGMAPSAYREQAEHGIEGLPTCVAKQVTRPIRNGEARAAARP
- a CDS encoding oligopeptide/dipeptide ABC transporter ATP-binding protein encodes the protein MSTAVATETPALAIEDLEVVYHRRGREDVRAVAGVTLSVQRGQILGLVGESGCGKSTLARAVVGLERPAAGRILFEGRELSPLTRRARPLQDTRLQMVFQNPFSSLNPRRKIGVQLREALAMSAGADGSKVTDERVHALLEQVGMPASAAERYAHQFSGGQRQRIAIARALAADPTVIVLDEPLSSLDASAQAQIANLLVRLSRELELALVLISHDLAIVQHIVDEVAVMYLGKLVETVPSGELWELPAHPYTEALIGSIPRADGERTLPVALEGEVPDPSAPPSGCRFHPRCPYAMDRCRVEEPPAFAIGRGREAACWLQEGATEPRRPAMMGE
- a CDS encoding ABC transporter ATP-binding protein; translation: MAPLLTVEGLSIRLPTPSGPKTVVHQVDLEVEAGQIYGIAGESGSGKTLTMLSLLGLLPRGGVAAGSARFDGREILGPGADARARTALRGRDLSMVFQDPMTSLHPMLTVGKQLTEHARRHLKLSKKDAAARAAQMLDDVRIPDGEAALHAYPHEFSGGMRQRIAIAIALMCEPRVLIADEPTTALDVTVQAGILRLLDRLRREKGMSVVLITHDLGVMSSIAERMSVLYAGRVVEQGDAADVLKRPEHPYTRALLASLPTPGVSAQSELQAIPGTPASPLDPPPGCAFHPRCPLAVPDCRTIVPPLIARGDHAAACIVTMTAEESAA
- a CDS encoding VOC family protein; amino-acid sequence: MDITVFSAFLPHTDPDASIAFYQDLLGFEIRKDVGYNGLRWLTVGPAEDAAATSIVLYPPGADPGVTDEERATIAEMMAKGTFAMAAFGTNDLDATFEALAAGGADIVQEPTDQPYGIRDAAVRDPAGNLLRINQL
- a CDS encoding ABC transporter permease, coding for MSVQGAVLPPSRLSRLRRRGRAATRGHGSPWKRPTMILGLGIAGLWLLIAIFAPLLVPHDPLAQDFAITQAPSSAHWFGTDELGRDVLSRVLAAARHSLPLAILLVALSGSIGTALGVMAGYLGGWVDGVVMRLADLVSAFPAIVLAMVVTASLGPSTRNAVLALVVVSWPIYARVVRSLVLSIGQAEYVQAYRLHGASARRAMVKEVLPNVVGPIVVLVTIYLADGLLLLSSLSFLGLGTQPPTPEWGAMVSTGTQYFQNWWMATFPGLAIFTAVLAFNFIGDGLRDVFDPQSSFREEDA